The nucleotide sequence GGCCAGTTTACCCCCCATCGCGAACAATCCGGACATCCGCTTTCTCGGGCGGCTGCTGGGTGATGTCATCCGTGCTTTCGGCGGCGAAGCGCTGTTCAAGCGGATCGAATATATTCGCTCCACATCAGTGGACCGCCATCGCGGGGTCGCAGGTGCCGATGCGATCGATCCGGGTCTCGACCGGCTGAGCCTGGACGAAACGCTGGATTTCGTTCGCGGATTCATGCTGTTTTCGATGCTCGCAAACCTGGCGGAAGACCGGCAGGGCATCGCCCGCGATGAGGGCGCCGATGTCGAACATGCGCTTGCCCGGTTGAAAGCCGACGGCATCGACAAGGCGCGTGTGCTGGACCTGCTGGCCAATGCGCTGGTCGCGCCGGTGCTGACCGCCCACCCGACCGAGGTGCGGCGCAAGTCGATGATCGACCACCGCAACCGCATCGCCGAACTGATGGCGCTCAAGGATCGCGGGCTGGAAGAGACCGAAGACGGCGACCATATCGACGAGGCAATCCTGCGCCAGATCGCGTTGCTGTGGCAGACGCGGGTGCTGCGCCGCGAACGGCTGTTCGTCGCGGACGAGGTGGAAACGGCGCTCAGCTATCTGCGCGACGTGTTCCTCCCCGCGCTGCCCGCGCTTTATGCCCGCTGGGACCGGGCGCTGGGCACGCGCTGTCCCGCTTTCCTGCGGCCCGGCAGCTGGATCGGCGGCGACCGTGACGGCAACCCCTATGTCACCGCCGAATCGCTGACCCTTGCCCTTGCCCGCGCGGCTGAGGCGGCGCTGGGCCATTACATGGCCGAAGTGCATGCGCTGGGCGCCGAACTGTCGATCTCTACCGAGATCACGCCGGTCAATGGCGAGGTCGGCAAGCTGGCCGAGACAAGCGGCGACACCGCCGCCAGTCGTGCCGACGAACCCTATCGCCGGGCGCTGTCGGGCATTTACGCCCGACTGGCCGCCACCCACCGCGCGCTGGTGGGCAAGCCCGCCCCGCGTCCCGGCCCCCTGACGGGCGAGCCATATGGCGATCCCGCCGAACTGCGTGAGGAACTGGCCGGACTGGCGCGCGGACTGGCGGCAAAGGGCGAGGGAATTCTGGCGTCGGGCGGCGCGCTGGGCCGGCTGATCCGGGCGGTCGAGGTTTTTGGCTTCCACCTCGCCACGCTGGATATGCGCCAGAACTCGGCCGTGCATCAGCGCGTCGTGGCTGAATTGCTGAAGGTCTCTGGTGTGGAGGTCGATTATGCCGCGCTGGACGAACAGGCGCGGATCGCCGTGTTGCGGCGTGAACTGGCCAGCCCCCGGCCGCTGACCAGCCCCTATGCCGAATATTCGGACGAGACGGCGGGCGAACTCGCGATCCTGCACGCCGCCGCCGCCGCGCATGGGCGCTATGGGCGGCAGTGCATCAACCAATATGTGATTTCGATGGCGCAGTCGGTCAGCGACCTGCTGGAAGTCCATCTGATGCTGAAGGAAGCGGGCCTGTGGATCCCCGGCGAGCCGCCGGTTGCCCATGTCATGGTGGTGCCGCTGTTCGAAACCGTCGCCGATCTTGAGGCGGGCGCCGACATCATGCGCGAATATCTGGCGCTGCCGGAAATCGCCGCGACCACGACCGCGCGCGGCCATCAGGAAGTGATGATCGGCTATTCCGATTCGAACAAGGATGGCGGCTATCTGACCTCAACCTGGCAATTGTCGCGCGGTTCGACCGCGCTGGCGCCGGTGTTCGAGGCGGCGGGCGTCGGCATGCAGCTGTTCCACGGGCGCGGCGGCGCGGTGGGGCGCGGCGGCGGATCGTCCTTTGCCGCGATTCAGGCACAGCCACCGGGTACGGTGCAGGGCCGCATCCGCATCACCGAACAGGGCGAAGTCATCGCCGCCAAATATGGCACGCGCGCCAGCGCCATCGCCAATCTTGAAGCGATGACATCGGCTACCCTGCTCGCCAGCCTTGAACCGGAACGGCTGTCGG is from Sphingomonas sp. IW22 and encodes:
- the ppc gene encoding phosphoenolpyruvate carboxylase, which codes for MASLPPIANNPDIRFLGRLLGDVIRAFGGEALFKRIEYIRSTSVDRHRGVAGADAIDPGLDRLSLDETLDFVRGFMLFSMLANLAEDRQGIARDEGADVEHALARLKADGIDKARVLDLLANALVAPVLTAHPTEVRRKSMIDHRNRIAELMALKDRGLEETEDGDHIDEAILRQIALLWQTRVLRRERLFVADEVETALSYLRDVFLPALPALYARWDRALGTRCPAFLRPGSWIGGDRDGNPYVTAESLTLALARAAEAALGHYMAEVHALGAELSISTEITPVNGEVGKLAETSGDTAASRADEPYRRALSGIYARLAATHRALVGKPAPRPGPLTGEPYGDPAELREELAGLARGLAAKGEGILASGGALGRLIRAVEVFGFHLATLDMRQNSAVHQRVVAELLKVSGVEVDYAALDEQARIAVLRRELASPRPLTSPYAEYSDETAGELAILHAAAAAHGRYGRQCINQYVISMAQSVSDLLEVHLMLKEAGLWIPGEPPVAHVMVVPLFETVADLEAGADIMREYLALPEIAATTTARGHQEVMIGYSDSNKDGGYLTSTWQLSRGSTALAPVFEAAGVGMQLFHGRGGAVGRGGGSSFAAIQAQPPGTVQGRIRITEQGEVIAAKYGTRASAIANLEAMTSATLLASLEPERLSAGDAERFGAAMDELSATAFKAYRGLVYDTDGFRSFFRQMTPITEISGLKIGSRPASRKKSDAIEDLRAIPWVFSWAQARVMLPGWYGVGQAIDAFADKGLLREMASGWPFFAATLANMEMVLAKSDMGVAARYARLVEDEAARDEIFGRIRDGWQKTHDGLLTITRQTRLLEKNPALDTSIRLRLPYIEPLNLLQIELLKRHRAGEDDPRIGEGILLSINAIATALRNSG